Proteins encoded together in one Salarias fasciatus chromosome 17, fSalaFa1.1, whole genome shotgun sequence window:
- the svopl gene encoding putative transporter SVOPL, whose translation MGDGMKTQLVSAIQLQDLELQDKPAADQQDSGKNNKEEQTFTVEEAVETIGFGRFHILLFFIMGSSNIVEAMEIMLLAVVSPEIRCEWRLQDWQVALVSTVVFLGFMLCGALGGYVADRYGRWKVVFGGFVWSSYFSLLTSFAPSYGWFIFLRSMVGCGVAGVSQGFVLKTEFIPAKHRAVLLPLASVFWMIGSMLIIILGMLVVPTLGWRWMIRFSVTPSIILIFLFKYVPESARYNVSAGNVDAAMKTLQWIADMNRSSLPPGRLVEPVERERGNWRILLSPSLRRTSLLLWYTWFVASFSYYGSVLSSSELLEKNLLCITNPDPDHEIKHRLEDGLCYCIPLALSDYQTLLISCLGEVALIPLNIGLLNIFGRRMSLTVLQAMSAVFFLLINICTTMFGFTVLLFLLRSLVSMNFNVVYIYTAEVYPTVARSLGMGFCTSFSRIGGMIAPFIAQVLMSQSVIAALIPFAVATVFCAAGNFFLPIETKGRSLLQNTS comes from the exons ATGGGAGACGGTATGAAGACTCAGCTGGTGAGCGCCATCCAGCTTCAGGATCTGGAACTGCAAGACAAACCTGCAGCCGACCAGCAGGACAGCGGAAAGAACAACAAAG aaGAACAAACCTTCACGGTGGAAGAAGCTGTGGAGACGATTGGATTCGGACGTTTTCACATACTGCTCTTTTTCATCATGGGAAGCTCTAAC ATCGTGGAGGCGATGGAGATCATGCTCTTGGCGGTGGTTTCTCCAGAGATCCGGTGCGAGTGGCGTCTGCAGGACTGGCAGGTCGCGCTGGTTTCCACT GTGGTGTTTCTGGGCTTCATGCTCTGCGGGGCTCTGGGAGGATATGTAGCCGACAGATACGGACGCTGGAAG GTGGTGTTCGGAGGCTTCGTGTGGAGCTCGTACTTCTCTCTGCTCACCTCCTTCGCACCGTCCTACGGGTGGTTCATCTTCCTGCGCAGCATGGTGGGCTGCGGCGTGGCGGGCGTGTCTCAGGG GTTCGTGTTGAAGACGGAGTTCATCCCCGCCAAACATCGGGccgtcctgctgcctctggccAGC GTCTTCTGGATGATCGGCTCCATGCTGATCATCATTCTGGGGATGCTGGTGGTTCCCACTCTGGGCTGGAGGTGGATGATCCGCTTCTCCGTCACACCCAGcatcatcctcatcttcctcttcaaG TACGTTCCTGAATCCGCTCGGTACAACGTGTCGGCGGGAAACGTGGACGCCGCCATGAAGACCCTGCAGTGGATCGCCGACATGAACCGGTCCTCGCTTCCTCCTGGACGGCTGGTGGAGCCCGTCGAG agagaaagaggcaaCTGGAGGATTCTGCTCAGTCCCTCTTTGAGGAGGACGTCCTTACTGCTGTGGTACACCTG GTTCGTGGCGTCCTTCTCGTACTACGGTTCCGTGctgagcagctcagagctgctggagaagaactTGTTGTGTATTACGAATCCCGACCCAGACCATGAGATCAAACACCGCCTAGAGGACGGACTGTGTTACTGCATCCCGTTAGCGCTCAGCGACTACCAGACGCTGCTGATCAGCTGCCTGGGGGAAGTCGCTC TGATTCCTTTGAACATCGGTCTGCTCAACATTTTCGGACGTCGGATGTCTCTAACAGTCCTGCAGGCGATGTcggctgtttttttcttgttgatcAACATCTGTACCACCAT GTTTGGATTCACggtgctgctgttcctgctgcgcTCTCTGGTCTCCATGAACTTCAACGTGGTCTACATCTATACGGCAGAG GTGTACCCCACAGTGGCCCGGTCTCTGGGGATGGGGTTTTGCACGTCGTTCAGTCGGATCGGAGGAATGATCGCGCCGTTCATCGCTCAG GTGCTGATGTCTCAGTCGGTGATTGCCGCTCTGATCCCGTTCGCGGTCGCCACGGTGTTCTGCGCCGCCGGAAACTTCTTCTTACCGATTGAAACCAAAGGACGGAGTCTTCTG CAAAACACTTCATAA